One Salmo trutta chromosome 19, fSalTru1.1, whole genome shotgun sequence genomic window carries:
- the sytl2a gene encoding synaptotagmin-like protein 2 isoform X10 yields MLPHLLRPHSRYVKCYLLPDKAKMGKRKTSVKKKTLNPTYNEILRFKVTMETLKTQAFNVSVWHNDNFGRNSFLGEVDLDLSEWDFSNTQMNDYALKARISTQSLSPSHSQSIDHRGEMRIGLRFLPQISYSKRSSKTETGEVQIWVKDCKNLPAIRGAIIDPFVKCTVLPDTSRKSRQKTRVVKKTANPMFNHTMVYDGFRPDDLREACIEVTVWDHDRLTNHFIGGLRLGLGTGKSYGLEVDWMDSTSEEASLWERMMHSHNEWVEDVIPLRMLIMARGLSK; encoded by the exons ATGTTACCGCATTTGCTGAGACCGCATTCAAG ATATGTGAAATGTTACCTCTTACCGGACAAAGCGAAGATGGGAAAGAGAAAAACCAGTGTGAAAAAGAAGACCTTGAACCCCACTTACAATGAGATCCTTAGG TTTAAAGTTACCATGGAGACCCTCAAGACTCAAGCATTTAATGTCTCCGTGTGGCACAACGACAACTTTGGACGGAACAGCTTCCTTGGCGAGGTGGACTTGGATTTGTCTGAATGGGACTTTAGCAACACGCAAATGAATGATTATGCTTTGAAAGCAAGG ATCTCGACacagtctctcagtccctctcaCTCCCAATCTATTGACCATAGAGGAGAGATGAGAATAGGATTGCGTTTCCTGCCACAGATCTCCTACA GTAAGAGGTCATCCAAAACGGAGACGGGTGAGGTGCAGATTTGGGTGAAAGACTGCAAGAACCTGCCTGCTATCAGGGGTGCGATCATTGACCCCTTCGTGAAATG CACTGTGCTTCCAGACACGAGCAGGAAAAGCCGACAGAAGACTCGGGTGGTGAAGAAGACGGCCAACCCCATGTTCAATCACACCATGGTCTACGATGGCTTTCGGCCGGACGACCTACGAGAGGCCTGCATTGAAGTCACAGTGTGGGATCATGACCGGCTCACTAACCATTTCATTGGGGGCTTAAGGCTGGGCCTTGGAACAG GTAAAAGTTATGGGTTAGAGGTGGATTGGATGGATTCAACCTCTGAAGAAGCAAGTTTATGGGAGAGAATGATGCATTCTCACAATGAATGGGTTGAGGATGTTATACCCTTGAGAATGTTGATAATGGCAAGAGGTTTATCAAAATAA
- the LOC115154036 gene encoding CREB/ATF bZIP transcription factor, which yields MITRRRGRSDNTDVEVHSSTCPFDVEVTDFVEMIENVKTSPSEEIRSENGDSKVGLELDDLFGIDKLSWTFEKDAVFPLFDIGLTELGVGDTTDQDFWIGTSRTPSPEGVSAVQKRKGRDDPSGNMINKNAVAARINRLKKKEYVNGLENKVGSLSSENRILKQENVQLNKRVEELEDETRYLRAVLANESMLAQLLSRLSGVNGMKLSSSLFQGSNKNDDHDYALPRKRVKVEEKETSGGVCLHVDKNNVSVEFCTKCAESASASLKIFLLGDDCSTMLDEWVTERPCLLGSMWILLFGKLKRRDPLLPTWPGIFLKVV from the exons ATGATCACCAGACGAAGGGGTCGTTCAGACAACACCGATGTGGAGGTGCACTCTTCAACTTGTCCTTTTGATGTTGAAGTCACTGACTTTGTTGAAATGATAGAAAATGTTAAAACGAGTCCCTCTGAAGAAATTAGGTCAGAGAATGGGGATAGTAAAGTTGGATTAGAGCTGGATGATTTATTTGGAATCGACAAGTTAAGCTGGACATTTGAGAAGGATGCGGTCTTCCCTCTTTTCGACATTGGATTGACCGAATTAGGTGTGGGTGACACAACAGATCAAGATTTTTGGATTGGCACATCCAGGACCCCATCGCCCGAAGGAGTGTCTGCTGTTCAGAAAAGGAAGGGGAGAGATGACCCGTCTGGGAACATGATCAACAAAAACGCTGTCGCTGCGCGAATTAATCGTCTGAAAAAGAAGGAATACGTGAACGGGCTGGAAAATAAAGTCGGGTCTCTGTCGTCAGAAAACCGCATACTCAAACAGGAAAACGTCCAATTGAATAAGAGGGTAGAAGAGTTGGAAGATGAGACGAGGTACCTGAGAGCTGTGTTGGCCAACGAGAGCATGTTAGCCCAGCTGTTGTCAAGGCTGAGCGGTGTGAACGGCATGAAATTATCTTCCTCGCTTTTCCAGGGGTCCAACAAGAATGATGACCACGATTATGCCTTGCCCCGGAAACGTGTGAAGGTGGAGGAAAAGGAGACCTCTGGTGGCGTCTGTCTGCACGTGGACAAGAACAACGTCTCAGTGGAGTTCTGCACTAAGTGTGCAGAGAGTGCAAGCGCATCACTCAAAAT TTTTCTTCTAGGTGATGATTGTTCTACCATGCTGGATGAATGGGTTACAGAACGTCCCTGTCTGCTTGGCTCCATG TGGATTCTGCTGTTCGGGAAGCTGAAGAGGCGGGACCCGCTGCTGCCAACTTGGCCTGGTATTTTTTTAAAGGTAGTATAA